One Microvirga lotononidis genomic window carries:
- a CDS encoding ABC transporter substrate-binding protein: MRIASLDFALVEQLIVLGAPPIAVAEARDWNKWVKEPPLPTGTIDLGTSFAPNIELLAALGPDLILTTDFVAMVEPRVSGIAPVERISIYSPGGSPLPKAVASMRHLGAILGLQNRVEAYLQETEAFFDACAERARPFCDKPILMLSFLDPRHARVYARPGLQQDVLDRIGLRNAWPNEGSYWGFGTVGIERLVEAGEAVAVTDYMPPDVRAVLETSPLWRSLPIRRAGGPIPILPPVLAFGGVPAARRWATLLLDALEERNP, from the coding sequence GTGCGCATTGCGTCTCTCGACTTTGCCCTGGTGGAGCAACTTATCGTGCTCGGCGCGCCGCCGATCGCTGTGGCCGAGGCACGTGACTGGAACAAATGGGTTAAGGAGCCCCCATTGCCCACTGGCACCATCGATCTGGGTACGAGTTTTGCTCCCAACATCGAGCTGCTGGCCGCGCTGGGGCCCGATCTCATCCTCACCACGGATTTCGTCGCTATGGTGGAGCCAAGGGTGAGTGGCATCGCTCCGGTCGAGCGCATTAGTATCTATTCGCCCGGCGGCTCGCCGCTGCCGAAGGCGGTCGCATCCATGCGGCATCTCGGTGCCATTCTGGGTCTTCAAAACCGTGTCGAGGCGTATCTGCAGGAAACCGAGGCGTTCTTCGACGCGTGCGCCGAGCGGGCGCGCCCCTTCTGCGACAAACCCATCCTCATGCTTTCCTTTCTCGACCCGCGACACGCGCGCGTCTACGCGCGGCCCGGATTGCAGCAGGATGTCCTCGACCGCATCGGACTGCGCAACGCTTGGCCGAATGAAGGGAGCTACTGGGGCTTTGGGACCGTAGGAATCGAACGCCTCGTAGAGGCTGGCGAGGCGGTGGCCGTCACCGACTATATGCCGCCCGATGTTCGGGCTGTGCTCGAAACAAGCCCGCTGTGGCGGTCGCTGCCGATCAGGCGGGCCGGGGGGCCGATCCCAATCCTGCCGCCGGTGCTCGCCTTCGGAGGGGTCCCCGCGGCCCGGCGTTGGGCAACGCTACTGCTCGATGCGCTGGAGGAGCGCAACCCATGA
- a CDS encoding ABC transporter ATP-binding protein, with protein MNSTASHTHSPTGAGGFTLESVRFHVGDVPILHPISTRIGGGEVVGLVGPNGSGKSTLLKLLARQSAPSGGRISFEGRALADWESRDLARRIAYLPQYPQTGSELVVRKVVALGRYPWHGPFGRFTETDRVRTMEAMEVTGTGALANRHLEMLSGGERQRVWLAMLVAQDAHCLLLDEPISALDISHQIEVLSLIRSLAHEGGRSVVVVLHDVNMASRFCDRILALRGGRLVVSAGVNGFMTPETLREVYGVDMEILPHRLHPAGIAVAN; from the coding sequence ATGAATTCGACGGCGTCGCACACACACAGCCCAACCGGTGCCGGTGGGTTCACATTGGAGAGCGTGCGCTTCCATGTAGGAGACGTGCCAATCCTGCATCCCATCTCGACCAGGATCGGCGGCGGGGAAGTGGTCGGTCTTGTCGGACCCAATGGCTCAGGCAAGTCCACGCTTCTGAAGCTCCTCGCGCGCCAGAGTGCGCCGAGCGGCGGGCGCATCAGCTTCGAGGGCCGTGCGCTGGCCGATTGGGAATCGCGTGATCTGGCACGACGGATCGCCTATTTGCCTCAGTATCCGCAGACCGGCAGCGAGCTCGTTGTCCGTAAGGTGGTGGCGCTCGGCCGATACCCGTGGCATGGCCCCTTCGGCCGCTTCACGGAAACAGATCGCGTGCGCACAATGGAAGCGATGGAAGTGACCGGGACCGGCGCTCTGGCCAACCGCCATCTGGAGATGCTTTCGGGAGGGGAGCGCCAGCGTGTCTGGCTGGCCATGCTGGTGGCGCAGGATGCACATTGTCTGTTGCTCGACGAGCCCATATCCGCGCTGGACATCAGCCATCAGATCGAGGTCCTGTCGCTGATCCGCAGCCTGGCGCACGAGGGCGGTCGCAGTGTCGTTGTCGTCCTGCACGATGTGAACATGGCATCGCGGTTCTGTGACCGCATCCTTGCACTGCGGGGCGGCCGTCTTGTCGTCAGTGCGGGTGTCAATGGGTTCATGACACCGGAGACGCTGCGGGAAGTCTACGGCGTTGACATGGAGATCCTGCCCCATCGCCTGCACCCGGCAGGCATTGCGGTGGCGAACTGA
- the fhuB gene encoding Fe(3+)-hydroxamate ABC transporter permease FhuB, whose amino-acid sequence MSDVFQPLRTSLRGGVGLLILGLTALAIVLMALVLGSKLPLLFRVPSSDYDPERMVLVYATLPRLVMAVLCGMALGASGALLQQALRNPLASPSTLGIDAGARLALGITTLVVPALFGWGRDVVALVGAGLATMLVFALSRRQDFSPLSLVLSGLLVSLYCGALTAALTLIESRYLASLFVWGSGSLSQQSWTPSIDLAIRLVVVAPLALLLVRPLALLDVGEDAARGLGLHVSQLRLLAVALAALLAAFTSSAVGVIAFIGLVAPLIVRLSGVSSFAGRLAGATVIGGLLLLVTDLLLQTLTGFYADLLPTGAVTALLGSPILLWLLPRVTAASRPVQPSALMARRRMSDRKLSLLLPLSLVGLVVLLVIMALFLQRAPDGAWQVLASTQVTDVLPYRWPRVLATAVAGLLLGTAGFLLQRLTGNEMASPEILGVSAGATFAMAIALVIGLAPTPAILTTAAAIGAAVILGFILLLARRSGFQPERMLLAGVALSALLDAVIGFLSSAGDPRAFQLLAWLTGAGSSFEPQSVAIAFVLAGLAIGGALCLTRWLSILPLGATAAIGLGVPIAGVRILLIALAVLATAGATPLAGPLTFTGLIAPHLVRYLGVTDVAAGLTSSALAGAAILIAADWAARMIAFPFQLPTGLVACLIGAPILLWLLQKRTA is encoded by the coding sequence ATGAGCGATGTCTTCCAACCATTGAGAACAAGCCTACGCGGTGGTGTCGGGCTTCTCATCCTTGGCCTGACAGCTCTTGCCATCGTGCTCATGGCGCTCGTGCTTGGGTCCAAGCTGCCGCTGCTGTTTCGTGTGCCATCGTCAGACTACGACCCTGAGCGCATGGTGTTAGTCTATGCCACGCTGCCACGGCTCGTGATGGCGGTGTTGTGCGGGATGGCGCTCGGAGCCTCCGGCGCACTATTGCAGCAGGCTTTGCGCAATCCTCTTGCTTCTCCCAGTACTCTTGGCATCGATGCCGGCGCCAGGCTGGCATTGGGGATCACGACGCTGGTTGTTCCCGCTCTCTTCGGCTGGGGAAGAGATGTCGTCGCGCTTGTGGGCGCCGGACTTGCCACCATGCTGGTGTTCGCGCTGAGCCGCAGGCAGGACTTCTCTCCCTTGTCCCTCGTCCTGTCGGGCTTGCTGGTCAGCCTCTATTGCGGTGCGCTGACGGCCGCGCTGACTCTCATCGAGAGCCGCTATCTCGCAAGCCTGTTCGTTTGGGGGTCTGGCTCCCTGAGTCAGCAAAGCTGGACGCCTTCAATCGATCTGGCTATTCGCCTCGTTGTCGTTGCTCCGTTGGCGCTCCTCCTCGTGCGTCCGCTCGCGCTGCTTGATGTTGGCGAGGATGCGGCACGGGGGCTTGGCCTGCATGTGTCTCAGTTGCGCCTGCTTGCCGTCGCTCTCGCTGCCCTGTTGGCTGCCTTCACTTCAAGTGCCGTCGGGGTGATCGCATTCATCGGCCTCGTCGCTCCATTAATCGTGCGGTTGTCCGGGGTGAGCAGTTTCGCCGGCAGGCTTGCGGGGGCCACCGTCATCGGCGGGTTGCTGCTCCTGGTCACGGACCTTCTCTTGCAGACGCTGACAGGATTCTATGCGGATCTTCTGCCCACGGGCGCGGTGACCGCGCTCCTCGGCTCGCCGATTCTCCTCTGGCTTCTCCCCCGCGTCACCGCGGCCTCCAGACCGGTGCAGCCTTCGGCGTTGATGGCACGAAGGCGAATGTCTGACAGAAAGCTTTCACTGCTGCTACCGCTTTCCCTTGTTGGCCTCGTGGTGCTGCTTGTGATCATGGCTCTGTTTCTGCAACGGGCTCCTGACGGAGCCTGGCAAGTGCTCGCGTCCACGCAAGTTACAGATGTTCTGCCTTACCGCTGGCCTCGGGTGCTTGCGACGGCAGTCGCGGGCCTGCTCCTTGGCACAGCGGGTTTCCTGCTGCAACGGCTCACGGGAAACGAGATGGCGAGCCCAGAGATCCTGGGTGTGAGTGCTGGCGCTACGTTCGCAATGGCAATCGCTCTGGTCATCGGACTTGCGCCCACACCGGCAATCCTGACGACAGCGGCTGCGATCGGTGCGGCAGTTATCTTGGGGTTCATCCTCCTGCTGGCGCGCCGGAGCGGCTTCCAGCCCGAACGCATGCTTCTTGCCGGTGTCGCACTCTCGGCGCTTCTCGACGCGGTCATCGGCTTCCTGTCGTCGGCTGGCGATCCGCGGGCGTTTCAACTCCTGGCATGGCTGACCGGAGCAGGATCGTCCTTCGAGCCGCAATCGGTGGCGATTGCCTTCGTCTTGGCTGGGCTCGCCATCGGCGGTGCGCTGTGCCTCACCCGCTGGCTCTCCATCCTGCCGTTGGGGGCAACGGCCGCGATCGGGCTCGGGGTTCCGATTGCCGGGGTACGCATCCTGCTCATTGCCCTTGCGGTGCTGGCAACCGCCGGCGCGACGCCCCTCGCAGGCCCTTTGACGTTTACCGGACTGATTGCTCCGCATTTGGTTCGATACCTCGGTGTGACGGATGTCGCGGCTGGCCTGACCTCCAGCGCGTTAGCCGGAGCGGCAATTCTCATTGCTGCCGATTGGGCAGCTCGCATGATCGCGTTTCCGTTCCAGTTGCCCACAGGCCTCGTCGCGTGCCTGATCGGTGCTCCTATCCTTCTCTGGCTCCTTCAAAAGCGGACAGCATGA
- a CDS encoding TonB-dependent siderophore receptor encodes MVSDYFTGGSYKGLRGVRLLSLSGSLLFLASAALAQDAIQLETITVEGESTSEGGVTADGYVATRADVGTKTDTPLVKVPQTINVVTQEQLEDRNVQTLKEALAYTPGVRTNAFGFDNRFDSFSIRGFDVTYTGVYRDGLRELNGNFSIFKTEPYGLDAISILKGPSSVLYGGGSPGGIVNLVTKRPTEQVIREIEGQVGNHDRYQGQFDLSGPVVNNDNILYRLTGLFRSSNTELLSVPDDRIYIAPALTFRSDDRNTSLTLLGEYSHFQLGGNSSFFNENGRITSLESGDPAFGTFVQDQARIGYEFKHRFNDTWSVRQNLRYAHIFADLPYTQIDSITPDRLFATRSTGLVTDRLNSFAVDNQAQANFQTGTVDHTLLMGLDYTYVNVNDRIGFGAAPNLDLNTLNYGQQPIFRPTYNFRNLTTEQSQTGIYVQDQLEWNRFILTLGGRHDWLISKNRAFNGLGEDSEQSDKQFSGRVGLGYLFDSGIAPYVSYSTSFAPTVGASVNGTPFKPTEGEQVEAGVKYKPSDLNLSASAAVFRIIQSNVLTTDPNNINFQVQEGEVRSQGLELEATTGLPNGLNLTVAYTYLDLEITQGDNAGNVPSSIPAHQFAIWGDYTFQDGAAEGLELGLGLRYSGTSYGDSQNTFENDARLFVDALVSYDLSKLNPSLKGAEARLNVKNLFDKREPVCESGYCYLDEGRQIIGSLRYRF; translated from the coding sequence ATGGTATCGGATTATTTCACCGGCGGGAGTTACAAGGGGCTGCGCGGGGTCAGGCTGCTTTCGCTCTCCGGCTCATTGTTGTTCCTGGCAAGTGCGGCACTCGCCCAGGACGCAATCCAGCTCGAAACGATTACCGTCGAGGGTGAGAGCACCAGCGAGGGCGGTGTGACCGCTGACGGCTATGTCGCGACCCGCGCGGACGTTGGCACCAAAACAGACACGCCGCTCGTCAAGGTGCCGCAGACGATCAATGTGGTCACCCAAGAGCAGCTCGAAGATCGCAATGTGCAAACGCTCAAGGAAGCGCTGGCCTACACACCGGGCGTGCGCACCAACGCATTCGGCTTCGACAACCGCTTCGACAGCTTTTCGATTCGCGGCTTCGACGTAACCTATACGGGTGTCTATCGCGACGGCTTACGCGAACTGAATGGCAACTTCTCGATCTTCAAGACTGAACCATATGGGCTTGATGCGATTAGTATTCTGAAAGGGCCAAGTTCCGTCCTTTATGGAGGTGGCTCCCCAGGCGGTATCGTCAACCTCGTCACGAAGCGCCCGACCGAGCAGGTGATCCGCGAGATTGAGGGGCAAGTCGGCAACCATGATCGCTATCAGGGCCAGTTCGATCTCTCGGGTCCGGTCGTCAACAACGACAACATCCTCTACCGCCTGACGGGGCTGTTCCGCAGCTCCAACACGGAGTTGCTCAGCGTTCCTGACGACCGCATCTACATCGCCCCGGCGCTCACCTTCCGCTCGGACGATCGCAACACGAGCCTGACCCTTCTTGGCGAATACTCGCACTTCCAACTCGGCGGCAACTCGTCCTTTTTCAACGAGAACGGACGGATTACGAGCCTCGAGTCTGGCGATCCTGCCTTCGGCACCTTCGTGCAGGACCAGGCCCGCATCGGCTACGAGTTCAAGCACAGGTTCAACGACACGTGGAGCGTGCGCCAGAACCTGCGCTACGCCCATATCTTCGCAGATCTGCCGTATACCCAGATCGACTCGATCACGCCCGATCGCCTGTTCGCGACACGTTCGACGGGTCTTGTGACCGACAGGCTCAACTCGTTTGCGGTCGACAATCAGGCCCAGGCCAATTTCCAGACCGGCACGGTCGACCACACGCTCCTGATGGGGCTCGACTACACCTATGTCAACGTGAACGACAGGATCGGCTTCGGTGCGGCGCCCAACCTCGACCTGAACACTCTAAACTATGGTCAGCAGCCGATCTTCCGGCCGACCTACAATTTCCGCAATCTGACCACCGAGCAGAGCCAGACGGGCATCTATGTCCAGGACCAGCTCGAATGGAACCGGTTCATCCTGACGCTCGGCGGTCGCCATGATTGGCTGATCAGCAAGAACAGGGCCTTCAACGGTCTAGGCGAGGATTCCGAACAGAGCGACAAGCAGTTCTCGGGCCGCGTTGGTCTGGGCTACCTCTTCGACAGCGGCATTGCGCCCTACGTGAGCTATTCAACCTCCTTCGCGCCGACAGTAGGCGCCAGCGTGAATGGAACTCCCTTCAAGCCCACCGAGGGCGAGCAGGTAGAAGCGGGCGTCAAGTACAAGCCCTCCGACCTCAACCTTTCGGCAAGTGCAGCGGTCTTCCGCATCATCCAGTCCAACGTGCTGACGACCGATCCCAACAACATCAACTTCCAGGTCCAGGAGGGCGAGGTGCGCTCACAAGGACTGGAGTTGGAAGCGACGACCGGCCTGCCCAACGGCCTTAACCTGACTGTCGCCTATACCTATCTCGACCTCGAGATCACCCAAGGCGACAATGCTGGAAATGTGCCGTCGAGCATCCCTGCTCACCAGTTTGCGATCTGGGGTGACTATACGTTCCAGGACGGCGCAGCGGAAGGATTGGAGCTGGGCTTGGGCCTTCGCTATTCAGGAACGAGCTATGGAGACAGCCAGAACACATTCGAGAATGACGCGCGTTTGTTCGTCGATGCCCTGGTGTCGTACGATTTGAGCAAGCTGAACCCGAGCCTGAAGGGCGCCGAGGCAAGGCTCAACGTCAAGAACCTCTTCGACAAGCGGGAGCCTGTGTGCGAGTCAGGCTACTGCTACCTTGATGAAGGACGGCAGATCATCGGCAGCCTGCGCTACCGCTTCTGA
- a CDS encoding alpha/beta hydrolase: MTQAYTLAGASVHDLEAPSGAVYRLLLYVPVGLPPALGWPLLMMTDGNSCFGTAVDALRAQADYPKSSNVGWGVVAALGYPTENAYDPLRRSWDLSPPPGRRYPPFTSGGPEVRTGGADEFLDFIESRVIPFITSRVKIDLTQRTLFGHSFGGLFGLYTLFRRPALFQRIVAVSPTIHWEDCTLLRSEAQAEFNVPIRPTVYLSAGEHEGDQLAPFQEKQDDASDRLAKKKLERTIDFAREMAERLRDPNGANLSANFEIFADHTHMSVPTPATARAVQVAFALDQHPTNGTALVF; this comes from the coding sequence ATGACGCAAGCCTACACGCTCGCCGGTGCGAGCGTTCATGACCTCGAAGCGCCAAGCGGCGCGGTCTATCGCCTTCTCCTTTATGTGCCGGTCGGGCTACCCCCAGCGCTGGGCTGGCCGCTGTTGATGATGACGGACGGCAATAGCTGCTTCGGCACGGCGGTCGATGCACTGCGGGCCCAGGCAGACTACCCAAAAAGTAGCAATGTGGGGTGGGGCGTGGTCGCGGCGCTCGGCTATCCGACCGAGAACGCCTACGATCCCTTGCGCCGCTCCTGGGATCTCAGCCCGCCGCCCGGGCGGAGGTATCCGCCCTTCACATCAGGCGGACCGGAAGTACGCACCGGCGGGGCCGACGAGTTTCTCGATTTCATCGAGAGCCGGGTCATACCATTCATCACCTCCCGCGTGAAAATAGACCTTACGCAGCGAACCCTCTTTGGACATTCCTTCGGCGGACTTTTTGGCCTTTATACACTGTTCAGGCGGCCTGCCCTGTTCCAGCGGATCGTTGCCGTCAGCCCCACGATCCATTGGGAGGACTGCACGCTTCTCAGGAGCGAGGCACAGGCCGAATTCAATGTTCCCATACGCCCGACAGTCTATCTGTCGGCCGGCGAGCATGAAGGCGACCAGCTAGCTCCCTTTCAGGAGAAGCAGGACGACGCATCCGATCGCCTCGCGAAAAAGAAGCTCGAGCGCACGATCGATTTCGCACGTGAGATGGCTGAACGACTGAGAGACCCTAACGGCGCTAACCTAAGCGCCAATTTCGAGATCTTTGCCGACCATACGCATATGTCCGTGCCGACACCGGCAACGGCACGTGCAGTTCAGGTCGCGTTCGCTCTAGATCAACATCCAACCAACGGAACTGCTCTGGTCTTCTAG